From one Amia ocellicauda isolate fAmiCal2 chromosome 17, fAmiCal2.hap1, whole genome shotgun sequence genomic stretch:
- the sdf2l1 gene encoding stromal cell-derived factor 2-like protein 1, with amino-acid sequence MRLKRVFHEQIFMTLFLLLVCVSLQCQCRESEFNYVTCGSLVKLLNIKHNVRLHSHDVKYGSGSGQQSVTGVEVPDDANSYWRIRGKPNAPCQRGVAIKCGQSIRLTHMNTGRNLHTHHFVSPLSGNQEVSAFGENGEGDDLDVWAVQCSGIHWERDDDVRFKHVGTDVFLSITGEQYGHPIKGQREVHGMSSANYNNYWRTMEGVFIKPSAEPLRHDEL; translated from the exons ATGAGGTTAAAGCGGGTTTTCCACGAGCAGATCTTTATGACATTGTTTCTCCTCCTGGTCTGTGTTTCATTGCAATGCCAGTGCCGTGAGAGCGAGTTTAACTACGTCACATGCGGCTCCTTGGTGAAATTACTCAATATAAAGCACAACGTGAGGCTGCACTCCCACGACGTCAAGTACGGCTCAG GCAGTGGTCAGCAGTCTGTGACCGGGGTGGAAGTGCCTGACGATGCCAACAGCTACTGGCGCATCCGTGGGAAGCCGAATGCCCCCTGCCAGCGAGGAGTGGCCATCAAATGTGGCCAGTCGATACGCCTCACTCACATGAACACGGGGCGCAACCTCCACACACACCACTTCGTTTCCCCGCTGTCTGGCAATCAG GAAGTGAGTGCATTTGGGGAGAATGGGGAGGGGGATGATCTGGACGTGtgggcagtgcagtgcagtgggaTACACTGGGAGCGCGACGATGATGTGCGCTTCAAGCACGTCGGCACTGATGTGTTCCTGAGCATCACGGGCGAGCAGTACGGACACCCCATCAAGGGCCAGAGGGAGGTGCATGGCATGTCTAGCGCCAACTACAACAACTACTGGAGAACCATGGAGGGCGTCTTTATCAAACCCAGTGCGGAGCCCTTAAGGCACGATGAACTGTAG
- the ydjc gene encoding carbohydrate deacetylase isoform X1, with the protein MLRPVRMPQPRLKLVVTGDDFGYCLLRNRGIVESFQAGAISNVSLLVNASSAHDAAEQARRYNIPIGLHANLSEGLPVCERLQKRSSLLNEDGFFHGKMGFRKALRNGQLKMAEVELELRAQVQLFCELTGHLPYHMDGHQHVHVLPGVREVFAQVLSDHQIRFTRVPVEPGLHACSWLPPHLKDFYTQVEKDALESVGIFLKHGIRWPDAYIGLTTMGNHMSVASIKAAICKAIEVPSAQENGVTTPRCELSSLFGISKQDRPRTVELMVHPGYPSLPYEGGCGEGADDFSQSLDRKHELDTLTDPALLEFYKEKKVQLCAFKDL; encoded by the exons ATG CTCCGGCCAGTGAGGATGCCGCAGCCCAGGCTCAAGCTGGTGGTAACCGGGGATGATTTTGGATACTGTCTGCTGAGGAATCGAGGCATTGTGGAGAGCTTCCAGGCAGGGGCAATCTCTAACGTGTCGCTATTGGTGAACGCAAGCTCTGCCCACGATGCAGCTGAGCAGGCAAGGAG GTATAACATTCCAATCGGGCTCCACGCCAACCTATCTGAGGGGCTCCCGGTGTGTGAACGGCTCCAGAAGAGATCCTCTCTCTTGAATGAAGATGGATTCTTTCATGGGAAAATGGGCTTCAGGAAGGCGTTACGAAACGGGCAGCTGAAGATGGCAGAG GTGGAGCTGGAACTCAGGGCACAAGTTCAGCTCTTCTGCGAACTGACCGGCCATTTACCTTATCACATGGATGGGCATCAACACGTTCACGTCCTGCCAG GGGTGCGAGAGGTGTTTGCCCAGGTGCTGTCCGACCATCAGATCCGATTCACGCGTGTTCCTGTAGAGCCGGGGCTGCACGCCTGCTCCTGGCTGCCCCCACATCTCAAGGACTTCTACACACAGGTGGAAAAGGACGCTCTGGAATCTGTCGGGATCTTTCTTAAGCACGGCATCAG GTGGCCTGATGCCTACATTGGCCTCACAACTATGGGAAATCACATGTCGGTTGCCAGCATTAAAGCAGCTATTTGCAAGGCTATAGAGGTGCCATCCGCCCAAGAGAACGGTGTGACCACCCCCCGGTGTGAACTGTCGTCGCTGTTTGGGATCTCCAAGCAGGACCGGCCTCGTACAGTGGAGCTAATGGTCCACCCAGGGTACCCCAGCCTCCCCTACGAAGGAGGCTGTGGGGAGGGCGCCGACGATTTTTCGCAGTCTTTGGACCGCAAGCACGAACTGGACACTCTGACGGACCCTGCACTGCTGGAGTTCTACAAGGAGAAGAAAGTGCAGCTGTGTGCTTTCAAAGACCTCTGA
- the ydjc gene encoding carbohydrate deacetylase isoform X2 → MPQPRLKLVVTGDDFGYCLLRNRGIVESFQAGAISNVSLLVNASSAHDAAEQARRYNIPIGLHANLSEGLPVCERLQKRSSLLNEDGFFHGKMGFRKALRNGQLKMAEVELELRAQVQLFCELTGHLPYHMDGHQHVHVLPGVREVFAQVLSDHQIRFTRVPVEPGLHACSWLPPHLKDFYTQVEKDALESVGIFLKHGIRWPDAYIGLTTMGNHMSVASIKAAICKAIEVPSAQENGVTTPRCELSSLFGISKQDRPRTVELMVHPGYPSLPYEGGCGEGADDFSQSLDRKHELDTLTDPALLEFYKEKKVQLCAFKDL, encoded by the exons ATGCCGCAGCCCAGGCTCAAGCTGGTGGTAACCGGGGATGATTTTGGATACTGTCTGCTGAGGAATCGAGGCATTGTGGAGAGCTTCCAGGCAGGGGCAATCTCTAACGTGTCGCTATTGGTGAACGCAAGCTCTGCCCACGATGCAGCTGAGCAGGCAAGGAG GTATAACATTCCAATCGGGCTCCACGCCAACCTATCTGAGGGGCTCCCGGTGTGTGAACGGCTCCAGAAGAGATCCTCTCTCTTGAATGAAGATGGATTCTTTCATGGGAAAATGGGCTTCAGGAAGGCGTTACGAAACGGGCAGCTGAAGATGGCAGAG GTGGAGCTGGAACTCAGGGCACAAGTTCAGCTCTTCTGCGAACTGACCGGCCATTTACCTTATCACATGGATGGGCATCAACACGTTCACGTCCTGCCAG GGGTGCGAGAGGTGTTTGCCCAGGTGCTGTCCGACCATCAGATCCGATTCACGCGTGTTCCTGTAGAGCCGGGGCTGCACGCCTGCTCCTGGCTGCCCCCACATCTCAAGGACTTCTACACACAGGTGGAAAAGGACGCTCTGGAATCTGTCGGGATCTTTCTTAAGCACGGCATCAG GTGGCCTGATGCCTACATTGGCCTCACAACTATGGGAAATCACATGTCGGTTGCCAGCATTAAAGCAGCTATTTGCAAGGCTATAGAGGTGCCATCCGCCCAAGAGAACGGTGTGACCACCCCCCGGTGTGAACTGTCGTCGCTGTTTGGGATCTCCAAGCAGGACCGGCCTCGTACAGTGGAGCTAATGGTCCACCCAGGGTACCCCAGCCTCCCCTACGAAGGAGGCTGTGGGGAGGGCGCCGACGATTTTTCGCAGTCTTTGGACCGCAAGCACGAACTGGACACTCTGACGGACCCTGCACTGCTGGAGTTCTACAAGGAGAAGAAAGTGCAGCTGTGTGCTTTCAAAGACCTCTGA
- the ube2l3b gene encoding ubiquitin-conjugating enzyme E2 L3b codes for MAASRRLQKELEEIRRSGMKNFRNIQVDESNILAWQGLIVPDNPPYDKGAFRIEIIFPAEYPFKPPKITFKTKIYHPNIDEKGQVCLPVISAENWKPATKTDQVIQSLIALVNDPQPEHPLRADLAEEYSKDRKKFFKNAEEFTKKHGEKRPMD; via the exons GAACTTGAAGAAATCCGCAGGTCTGGAATGAAAAATTTCCGTAACATCCAAGTTgatgaatcaaacatattggcTTGGCAAGGGCTTATTGTTCCT GATAACCCTCCGTACGACAAAGGAGCTTTCAGGATCGAAATAATCTTTCCGGCTGAGTATCCTTTTAAGCCCCCcaagatcactttcaaaacaaaaatctacCACCCCAACATTGACGAGAAGGGTCAGGTGTGCCTGCCAGTCATCAGTGCGGAGAACTGGAAGCCAGCTACCAAAACTGACCAAG ttatTCAGTCCCTCATCGCACTGGTGAATGACCCCCAGCCGGAGCACCCTCTGAGGGCTGACTTAGCAGAAGAATACTCAAAGGACCGTAAAAAATTCTTTAAGAACGCAGAAGAATTTACAAAGAAACATGGTGAAAAGCGACCAATGGACTAA